The proteins below come from a single candidate division WOR-3 bacterium genomic window:
- the rph gene encoding ribonuclease PH, translating into MLQRTDGRKPNELRKLTFILDYLKYPLGSCLAIAGNTMVLCSATYQKKVPPFLLGTAKGWITAEYSLLPSSTLERTNREAITGRQSGRTQEIQRFLGRALRAVCDLTKLGESQIIVDCDVLQADGGTRTVALNGAFLALARCVEKLLNQKIILESPIREHLGAVSVGYVAEHILLDLNYEEDSKAQVDMNVVMTESGRLIEVQATAEEKPISKTKFYEMLKLAETAIQEIIKTQKQVLFRTRKDAERI; encoded by the coding sequence ATGCTACAAAGAACGGATGGCCGAAAACCTAATGAGCTGCGGAAACTGACGTTTATATTGGATTATCTTAAATATCCCTTAGGCTCATGTTTAGCTATTGCTGGCAATACCATGGTGTTATGTTCAGCAACTTATCAGAAAAAGGTCCCGCCGTTTCTTTTAGGTACAGCTAAAGGCTGGATTACGGCGGAATATAGTCTCTTACCCTCATCAACTTTAGAACGCACGAACCGCGAAGCGATAACCGGTCGACAATCGGGCCGAACTCAAGAAATTCAACGGTTCTTGGGCCGGGCCTTGCGCGCGGTTTGTGATTTAACCAAGCTTGGCGAATCCCAAATTATTGTTGATTGCGATGTATTACAAGCTGATGGGGGCACCAGAACCGTGGCTCTAAATGGAGCCTTTTTAGCCTTAGCCCGATGTGTCGAGAAACTGCTTAACCAAAAGATTATTTTAGAAAGCCCAATTCGGGAACACCTAGGCGCAGTTAGTGTTGGATATGTAGCTGAGCACATTCTTTTAGACTTAAATTACGAAGAAGACAGCAAAGCCCAGGTAGATATGAATGTGGTAATGACTGAAAGCGGTCGGCTCATCGAAGTCCAGGCCACAGCTGAGGAAAAACCTATCAGCAAAACAAAATTCTACGAGATGTTAAAACTGGCCGAAACTGCGATCCAAGAAATAATAAAAACTCAGAAACAAGTTCTTTTTAGGACAAGAAAAGATGCTGAAAGAATTTAG
- a CDS encoding N-acetylmuramoyl-L-alanine amidase has protein sequence MRFNKLLIIALFSILNCAYLFSAPQIKILTAKDTTIVRLEFPSPTKPKLISVSSQEFKLTLPFPVAELELNPRGVIKDILLKKDSTSSNLTFLLKKPCEWFARSINNGYEVWIFPQKVTKIKTIVLDPGHGGIDPGAISRSGIKEKDVNLAIAKMLKKQLERAGLKVFMTREQDEFVSLVQRTQFANSKKADIFISLHCNAAARNRYASGFETYFLSEARTDLERAALMRENASLQYEKDFTNQNASLDLILADLMQAEQLKESYNLALAIQTSAVKILKDTDRGVKQAGFFVLRGCFMPAVLIECGFLTNRTQARQLNDPKYQNKVAEAIYQGIMNYIKDYEDRYGL, from the coding sequence TTGCGATTTAATAAATTATTGATAATTGCCCTCTTTTCAATTCTTAATTGTGCTTATCTGTTCTCGGCACCGCAAATCAAAATTTTGACGGCAAAGGATACGACTATTGTCCGACTAGAGTTTCCTAGCCCAACAAAACCTAAACTAATCTCGGTCTCATCACAGGAGTTTAAGCTAACCCTTCCTTTCCCAGTTGCTGAACTTGAACTAAATCCCCGAGGTGTCATCAAAGATATTCTGCTTAAAAAAGATAGCACCAGCAGTAACTTGACCTTTCTTTTAAAAAAACCCTGTGAGTGGTTTGCCCGCAGCATTAACAATGGTTATGAGGTCTGGATTTTTCCGCAAAAAGTCACTAAGATTAAAACTATTGTCTTAGATCCAGGTCATGGTGGTATCGATCCGGGGGCAATAAGTCGTTCGGGCATTAAAGAAAAAGATGTTAATTTAGCGATTGCTAAGATGTTAAAAAAGCAATTAGAACGAGCTGGATTGAAAGTCTTTATGACCCGAGAACAAGACGAATTTGTATCTTTAGTTCAACGCACTCAATTTGCCAACAGTAAGAAAGCCGATATTTTTATTTCGCTGCATTGTAATGCTGCAGCCAGAAACCGATATGCCAGTGGATTTGAAACTTATTTTCTTTCTGAGGCCCGCACGGACTTAGAACGCGCTGCGCTAATGCGTGAGAATGCTTCGTTACAATACGAAAAAGATTTTACAAACCAAAACGCCAGTTTAGATTTAATTTTAGCTGACCTCATGCAAGCCGAACAGCTAAAAGAGTCCTATAATTTAGCCCTAGCAATTCAGACCTCGGCCGTAAAGATCTTAAAGGATACTGACCGTGGTGTAAAACAGGCGGGATTTTTTGTATTACGGGGATGTTTTATGCCCGCAGTTCTTATAGAATGTGGCTTTCTAACTAACCGCACGCAAGCCCGACAACTTAACGACCCTAAATATCAGAACAAAGTGGCTGAAGCAATCTATCAGGGCATTATGAATTATATAAAGGATTATGAAGACCGCTACGGATTATAG
- a CDS encoding RluA family pseudouridine synthase: MLKEFRRVVSEKMAGKRLDHYLILSGIGISRNRVCKLIECGQILVNGKRTKPSYLVKARDEIVAQFEVENELQITPEKIPLDIVYEDSDVIIINKPAGMVIHPARGHSSGTLVQGLLYHCRHLPEHPESKVRPGVIHRLDKDTTGLLVFAKTDDALSKLGVALENRQINREYLAVAWGDFPQDSGTIEAPIGRHSIDRKKMAVTPLGAKMAITNFIVLERYRIATYLKLKLLTGRTHQIRVHLLHYGHPVVGDPDYGGRSKAVLKNKEDLKHFENILKIINRQALHAYKLGFHHPTLNKYVEFTAPLPEDMEKLLEYLRGIKK; the protein is encoded by the coding sequence ATGCTGAAAGAATTTAGACGAGTCGTTTCAGAAAAAATGGCCGGTAAGAGACTCGATCACTACTTAATTCTCTCGGGCATTGGGATTTCCCGAAACCGGGTCTGTAAGTTAATCGAATGCGGTCAAATTTTAGTGAATGGCAAACGCACCAAGCCAAGTTATTTGGTCAAGGCTCGAGACGAAATTGTAGCGCAATTCGAAGTTGAAAATGAGTTGCAGATTACGCCAGAAAAAATTCCTTTAGATATTGTGTATGAAGATAGTGATGTTATTATTATAAATAAACCAGCCGGTATGGTAATTCATCCAGCCCGTGGCCATTCCTCAGGAACTTTAGTTCAAGGGCTCTTATACCATTGCCGGCATCTACCCGAACATCCGGAATCAAAAGTAAGACCCGGGGTAATTCATCGCTTAGACAAAGACACCACCGGACTTTTGGTCTTTGCCAAGACTGATGATGCCTTAAGCAAACTCGGTGTTGCGCTAGAGAATCGCCAAATAAACCGAGAATATTTAGCGGTAGCTTGGGGCGATTTTCCGCAGGATTCGGGGACAATTGAGGCGCCGATCGGTCGACATTCAATTGACCGCAAGAAAATGGCGGTCACGCCATTAGGGGCCAAAATGGCTATCACCAATTTTATTGTTTTAGAGCGTTATCGAATTGCTACTTATCTTAAATTGAAATTATTAACAGGTAGAACCCATCAAATTCGCGTACATCTATTACATTATGGTCATCCGGTCGTGGGTGATCCCGATTATGGCGGTCGAAGTAAAGCGGTGCTTAAAAATAAAGAGGATCTTAAGCACTTTGAAAATATCTTAAAAATTATCAACCGCCAAGCCTTGCACGCGTATAAGCTGGGCTTTCACCATCCAACACTAAATAAATATGTCGAATTCACCGCACCACTTCCCGAAGATATGGAAAAATTATTAGAATACCTACGAGGAATTAAGAAATGA
- the smpB gene encoding SsrA-binding protein SmpB — translation MKVIATNRKAYHDYEIYETYTAGIELLGTEVKSARAGHVSLDGGYATVDGGEVFLHDINIAPYTQASVFNHEPKRKRKLLLRKQEIKRLYGKVKERGFTLIPLKFFFSDRGLAKVELALAKGKKLVDKREELKRRAIERQERIEAKRRRL, via the coding sequence ATGAAAGTTATTGCCACAAACCGCAAAGCCTATCACGATTATGAAATTTACGAGACCTATACGGCTGGTATCGAACTTTTAGGTACCGAGGTAAAATCAGCCCGGGCTGGCCATGTTTCTTTAGATGGTGGCTATGCCACGGTGGACGGCGGTGAAGTCTTCTTACATGATATCAATATTGCACCGTATACTCAAGCCAGTGTCTTCAACCATGAACCGAAAAGAAAAAGAAAATTGCTGTTACGAAAACAAGAGATAAAGCGGCTGTATGGCAAAGTCAAAGAACGGGGTTTTACCCTCATCCCTTTAAAATTTTTCTTCTCGGATCGAGGCTTGGCTAAAGTAGAGTTGGCCTTAGCTAAGGGTAAAAAATTAGTGGATAAACGCGAAGAACTCAAACGCCGAGCCATCGAGCGTCAAGAACGGATTGAAGCCAAACGCCGGAGGCTATAA
- the murI gene encoding glutamate racemase produces MKTATDYSRLAIGVFDSGLGGLSVVKELRKVLPHEDIIYFGDTARLPYGSKSPETIRRFSKENTKFLLDRGVKAIIVACHSASSVALPELEREFSLPIIGVLYPAASAAVKKTRNRKIGVIGTTLTIETGTYEKIIKSLDPKIEIIAKPAPLLVPLVEEGWVKSPVTLQVLKIYLEPLLKEKIDTLLLGCTHYPLLKPAIRKIIKGRVNLIDASLETAAATQKLLSEEKLLNPQKCPGRIKFYFSDLSPQLYLVAQRFLGFELKDVNRASLSE; encoded by the coding sequence ATGAAGACCGCTACGGATTATAGCCGTTTGGCAATCGGGGTTTTTGATTCCGGTTTAGGGGGACTTTCGGTAGTTAAAGAACTAAGAAAAGTCTTACCGCATGAAGATATTATCTATTTTGGGGATACAGCCCGATTGCCCTATGGTTCAAAGTCCCCGGAGACAATTCGGAGGTTTTCTAAAGAAAACACTAAATTTCTCCTAGACCGAGGAGTAAAAGCTATCATTGTGGCTTGCCATTCAGCATCCTCGGTAGCATTACCAGAATTAGAGCGCGAATTTTCTTTACCGATAATTGGCGTGCTCTATCCAGCCGCTAGTGCTGCGGTCAAAAAGACCCGCAACCGAAAAATTGGAGTTATTGGCACTACCTTGACAATTGAAACGGGAACCTACGAAAAGATTATTAAAAGTCTTGATCCGAAAATTGAGATTATTGCCAAGCCTGCGCCACTTTTGGTGCCCTTGGTTGAAGAAGGTTGGGTCAAAAGTCCTGTGACTTTACAGGTCTTAAAAATTTACTTAGAACCGCTTCTTAAAGAGAAAATTGATACTCTGCTTTTAGGGTGTACCCACTATCCACTACTGAAACCGGCGATTAGAAAAATTATTAAAGGACGGGTTAATTTAATCGATGCCTCACTAGAAACAGCCGCCGCGACCCAAAAGTTGCTTTCCGAAGAGAAGCTTTTAAATCCCCAGAAATGCCCAGGTAGGATCAAATTTTATTTTTCAGACCTTTCGCCACAACTGTATCTGGTGGCTCAGAGATTTTTAGGTTTTGAACTTAAAGATGTAAATCGAGCCTCACTTTCGGAATGA